One Gossypium raimondii isolate GPD5lz chromosome 3, ASM2569854v1, whole genome shotgun sequence genomic window carries:
- the LOC105796173 gene encoding vascular-related unknown protein 1, translating into MEEKSITSSIRKSVGSKGTRSKEFSDEESGWTAYFEDLSNQPKTDSSTFSCGSSLISDAATAPKISHHNHHVSASSSSPKPPNILRFKQTRTTEICEDHSLEDTASSPVNSPKGSNSKSHDMNPRKREEDQIHSFPGEGNYWFRNISRDSD; encoded by the exons ATGGAGGAGAAGTCTATTACTTCATCTATACGTAAATCTGTAGGTTCCAAAGGAACAAGAAGCAAGGAGTTCTCAGATGAAGAAAGTGGGTGGACTGCCTACTTTGAAGatttatcaaatcaacccaAAACTGACTCTTCTACTTTCAGTTGTGGCTCTTCCTTGATCTCTGATGCCGCTACTGCACCCAAAATCTCCCACCATAACCATCATGTTTCCGCCTCTTCTTCTTCGCCCAAACCTCCCAACATATTAAGGTTCAAGCAAACAAGAACCACAGAAATCTGTGAGGATCATTCTTTGGAGGATACTGCTAGTTCTCCTGTCAATAGTCCCAAG GGTAGTAACTCCAAATCACACGATATGAATCCcaggaaaagagaagaagatCAAATTCATAGTTTCCCTG GTGAAGGAAATTACTGGTTCAGAAATATATCCAGAGATTcagattga